In a single window of the Xylanimonas protaetiae genome:
- the infB gene encoding translation initiation factor IF-2 codes for MAKVRVHELAKELGVTSKALLDDLKSAGEFVRSASSTLEAPVERMMREKHKSSAAPAAAPAAPAPKAAAPAAPVPTPARPAPAPQAAAPAAPAAAAPAAPAPAPAPAPAPAPAAQEAPAARPAQPRPAGTPAPRPGAPRPAAAPSGDRGGRPSGPGAPRPGNNPFASSQGMPRQGGRPGAGGAGERTPRPGNNPFATSQGMPRPGQRPDRDAARNDNAPAAAAGAGERPGGPRPGGPRPGGPRPAAPRPGGGPRPNPGMMPGRTSMPRPGDRPAGAGAGAGGRGRPGGGGGYGGRPGGGGPGGAPGGGGGFAGRPGGGGGRPGGAGRGSTQGAFGRAGGRPVRGRKSKRAKRQEFEAMQAPSLGGVSVPRGNGSTTIRLRQGSSLNDFADKIDANPASLVTVLFHLGEMATATQSLDEATFGVLGEELGYKIEMVSAEEEDRELLGAFDIDLDAELEAEGDEDLQPRPPVVTVMGHVDHGKTKLLDAIRRTDVVAGEAGGITQHIGAYQIRTEHEGVERAITFIDTPGHEAFTAMRARGAQVTDIAILVVAADDGVMPQTIEALNHAQAAGVPIVVAVNKVDKESANPAKIRQQLTEYNLVAEEYGGDTMFVDVSAKNRIGIDSLLEAVLLTADAALDLRANPDKDARGVAIEANLDRGRGAVATVLVQSGTLEVGDAIVAGTAHGRVRAMFDEHGESVTAAEPARPVQVLGLSSVPSAGDTFLVAPDERTARQIAEKREAAERAALLAKRRKRISLEDFTKALEQGKVETLNLILKGDVAGAVEALEDALLKIDVGDEVSLNVIHRGVGAVTQNDVNLATVDSAVIIGFNVKFGERVEQLAEREGVEVKFYSVIYQAIEDVEASLKGMLKPEFEEVQLGTAEIRQVFRSSKFGNIAGSIIRSGTIRRNSKARVMRGGKVVGDNLTIDSLRREKDDVTEVREGFECGIGLGSYNDITEGDIIETFEMREKPRS; via the coding sequence GTGGCGAAGGTCCGCGTGCACGAGCTTGCCAAGGAGCTCGGCGTGACTAGCAAGGCCCTGCTGGATGATCTGAAGTCCGCAGGAGAGTTCGTCCGGTCGGCGTCGTCGACGCTGGAGGCACCGGTCGAGCGCATGATGCGCGAGAAGCACAAGAGCAGCGCTGCGCCCGCGGCGGCGCCTGCTGCTCCTGCGCCGAAGGCTGCGGCTCCGGCCGCTCCCGTCCCGACGCCGGCCCGTCCGGCTCCCGCGCCCCAGGCTGCGGCTCCCGCGGCTCCGGCCGCGGCGGCTCCCGCCGCCCCGGCTCCGGCCCCCGCGCCTGCCCCGGCCCCCGCGCCGGCTGCGCAGGAGGCCCCGGCCGCTCGCCCGGCACAGCCGCGTCCCGCGGGCACGCCCGCGCCTCGCCCGGGTGCCCCGCGCCCGGCTGCGGCCCCGAGCGGTGACCGTGGCGGTCGTCCGTCCGGCCCCGGCGCCCCGCGCCCGGGCAACAACCCGTTCGCCTCGTCGCAGGGCATGCCCCGTCAGGGCGGTCGCCCCGGTGCCGGCGGTGCCGGTGAGCGCACCCCGCGTCCGGGCAACAACCCCTTCGCGACCAGCCAGGGGATGCCGCGCCCGGGCCAGCGCCCCGATCGTGACGCAGCCCGCAACGACAACGCTCCCGCGGCTGCGGCCGGTGCCGGCGAGCGTCCGGGCGGTCCCCGTCCCGGTGGTCCCCGTCCGGGTGGCCCGCGTCCCGCGGCGCCGCGTCCCGGTGGCGGCCCGCGCCCGAACCCGGGCATGATGCCCGGCCGCACCTCGATGCCGCGTCCGGGCGACCGCCCGGCCGGTGCGGGCGCGGGCGCCGGTGGTCGTGGTCGTCCCGGCGGTGGCGGCGGCTACGGCGGCCGTCCCGGTGGTGGCGGTCCCGGCGGCGCGCCCGGTGGCGGCGGCGGTTTCGCCGGCCGTCCCGGTGGCGGCGGCGGTCGCCCCGGTGGTGCCGGTCGTGGTTCCACGCAGGGTGCGTTCGGCCGTGCAGGCGGTCGTCCGGTCCGTGGGCGGAAGTCGAAGCGTGCGAAGCGCCAGGAGTTCGAGGCGATGCAGGCGCCGTCGCTGGGCGGCGTGTCCGTCCCGCGCGGCAACGGCTCGACCACGATCCGCCTGCGTCAGGGCTCGTCCCTGAACGACTTCGCCGACAAGATCGACGCGAACCCCGCGTCGCTCGTCACGGTGCTGTTCCACCTCGGTGAGATGGCCACGGCGACGCAGTCGCTCGACGAGGCGACGTTCGGCGTCCTCGGCGAGGAGCTGGGCTACAAGATCGAGATGGTCTCGGCCGAGGAGGAGGACCGCGAGCTGCTCGGGGCCTTCGACATCGACCTGGACGCCGAGCTCGAGGCCGAGGGCGACGAGGACCTGCAGCCGCGTCCGCCGGTCGTGACCGTCATGGGTCACGTCGACCACGGCAAGACCAAGCTCCTCGACGCCATCCGTCGCACGGACGTCGTCGCGGGCGAGGCCGGTGGCATCACGCAGCACATCGGTGCGTACCAGATCCGCACGGAGCACGAGGGCGTCGAGCGCGCCATCACGTTCATCGACACCCCGGGTCACGAGGCGTTCACCGCCATGCGTGCCCGTGGTGCCCAGGTCACGGACATCGCGATCCTCGTGGTCGCGGCCGACGACGGCGTGATGCCGCAGACCATCGAGGCGCTCAACCACGCCCAGGCGGCCGGTGTGCCGATCGTGGTCGCGGTCAACAAGGTGGACAAGGAGTCGGCGAACCCGGCGAAGATCCGCCAGCAGCTCACCGAGTACAACCTGGTGGCCGAGGAGTACGGCGGCGACACCATGTTCGTCGACGTCTCGGCGAAGAACCGCATCGGCATCGACAGCCTCCTCGAGGCCGTCCTGCTCACCGCGGACGCCGCGCTCGACCTGCGCGCCAACCCGGACAAGGACGCGCGCGGTGTCGCGATCGAGGCCAACCTCGACCGCGGCCGCGGTGCCGTGGCCACCGTCCTGGTGCAGTCCGGCACGCTCGAGGTCGGCGACGCGATCGTCGCGGGCACGGCCCACGGCCGTGTGCGTGCGATGTTCGACGAGCACGGCGAGTCCGTGACCGCCGCCGAGCCGGCGCGCCCGGTCCAGGTGCTGGGTCTGTCGTCGGTGCCGAGCGCCGGTGACACGTTCCTGGTGGCCCCGGACGAGCGCACCGCCCGTCAGATCGCCGAGAAGCGCGAGGCCGCCGAGCGTGCCGCCCTCCTGGCCAAGCGCCGCAAGCGCATCAGCCTCGAGGACTTCACCAAGGCTCTCGAGCAGGGCAAGGTCGAGACCCTCAACCTCATCCTCAAGGGTGACGTCGCGGGTGCGGTCGAGGCCCTGGAGGACGCGCTGCTCAAGATCGACGTCGGCGACGAGGTGTCGCTCAACGTCATCCACCGCGGCGTCGGTGCGGTCACGCAGAACGACGTGAACCTGGCCACGGTCGACTCGGCCGTGATCATCGGCTTCAATGTCAAGTTCGGTGAGCGCGTCGAGCAGCTCGCGGAGCGCGAGGGCGTCGAGGTCAAGTTCTACTCGGTCATCTACCAGGCGATCGAGGACGTCGAGGCGTCGCTCAAGGGCATGCTCAAGCCGGAGTTCGAGGAGGTCCAGCTCGGGACCGCGGAGATCCGCCAGGTCTTCCGTTCCTCGAAGTTCGGCAACATCGCCGGTTCGATCATCCGCTCGGGCACCATCCGACGGAACTCGAAGGCGCGCGTCATGCGCGGCGGCAAGGTCGTCGGGGACAACCTGACGATCGACTCGCTGCGCCGCGAGAAGGACGACGTCACCGAGGTCCGCGAGGGCTTCGAGTGCGGTATCGGTCTCGGGTCGTACAACGACATCACCGAGGGCGACATCATCGAGACGTTCGAGATGCGCGAGAAGCCGCGCAGCTGA
- the rbfA gene encoding 30S ribosome-binding factor RbfA, with amino-acid sequence MNAENPRAKRLADRIKVIVAQLLDTRIKDPRLGFVTVTDVRVTGDLQQASVFYTVYGSDEERAGTAAALESAKGLVRSEVGKQTGIRLTPTIEFHLDTVPETSAHLTAALDDARRRDAELASLRAGKSYAGDADPYRRPHEEEETDMSEPQFDETAGFAGYDDAERNAQPGAGAVIEKLDDAAGFAGYDDER; translated from the coding sequence ATGAACGCCGAGAACCCGCGTGCCAAGCGGCTCGCCGACCGCATCAAGGTCATCGTCGCGCAGCTGCTCGACACCCGGATCAAGGACCCGCGCCTCGGGTTCGTCACCGTCACCGACGTCCGGGTGACGGGCGACCTCCAGCAGGCGTCGGTCTTCTACACCGTCTACGGCTCCGACGAGGAGCGCGCCGGCACGGCCGCCGCGCTCGAGAGCGCCAAGGGCCTGGTCCGCTCCGAGGTGGGCAAGCAGACGGGCATCCGCCTCACGCCGACCATCGAGTTCCACCTCGACACCGTCCCGGAGACGTCCGCGCACCTCACGGCGGCTCTGGACGACGCCCGACGCCGGGACGCCGAGCTCGCCTCGCTGCGCGCCGGAAAGTCCTACGCTGGCGATGCGGACCCCTACCGCAGACCGCACGAAGAGGAGGAAACGGACATGAGCGAGCCCCAGTTCGACGAGACCGCCGGCTTCGCGGGGTACGACGACGCCGAGCGGAACGCCCAGCCTGGCGCGGGTGCCGTGATCGAGAAGCTCGACGACGCGGCCGGCTTCGCCGGCTACGACGACGAGCGCTGA
- a CDS encoding tRNA pseudouridine synthase B: protein MSRPAQRDDAAGARPPRRPTAADGFVVVDKPAGWTSHDVVGRVRRLAGTRKVGHAGTLDPMATGVLVVGVGRATRLLTYVVGADKAYDATIRLGVGTTTDDAEGEPTATPGYLPSDVTRPPSDAPAASSPAESQDPVGDEIRAAVADLTGDILQVPTSVSAIKVDGRRAYARVRAGEEVELKARPVTVSEFTVHAARRAEADGVPVLDLDVTVVVSSGTYVRALARDLGAALGTAGHLTALRRTRVGGHTLDQARTLEAMEAQADADGTLATIPMAQAAAADLPVRELTDDETRDLGFGRWVAPSGQQGTVAAVAPDGALVALLEDTRRQGQPWAKPVLVLAPAV from the coding sequence GTGTCGCGGCCTGCCCAGCGTGACGACGCCGCGGGGGCCCGGCCCCCGCGGCGTCCCACTGCCGCCGACGGGTTCGTCGTCGTCGACAAGCCCGCCGGGTGGACGTCGCACGACGTCGTCGGCCGGGTCCGCCGGCTGGCGGGCACCCGGAAGGTCGGCCACGCCGGAACGCTCGACCCCATGGCCACGGGCGTGCTCGTGGTCGGCGTCGGGCGGGCCACCAGGCTGCTCACGTACGTCGTCGGCGCCGACAAGGCGTACGACGCGACCATCCGCCTCGGGGTCGGAACGACGACGGACGACGCCGAGGGCGAGCCCACGGCGACCCCGGGCTACCTGCCGTCGGACGTGACCCGTCCGCCGTCGGACGCGCCCGCTGCGTCGTCTCCCGCGGAGTCGCAGGACCCGGTCGGCGACGAGATCCGCGCCGCGGTCGCCGACCTGACCGGCGACATCCTCCAGGTCCCCACCTCGGTCTCGGCCATCAAGGTCGACGGCAGGCGCGCGTACGCGCGGGTCAGGGCAGGGGAGGAGGTCGAGCTCAAGGCCCGGCCCGTCACGGTCAGCGAGTTCACGGTCCACGCCGCGCGCCGTGCGGAGGCCGACGGCGTGCCCGTCCTCGACCTCGACGTCACCGTCGTCGTGTCGTCCGGCACGTACGTGCGCGCCCTCGCGCGCGACCTGGGCGCCGCGCTCGGCACCGCCGGGCACCTCACGGCCCTGCGCCGCACGCGGGTCGGCGGCCACACGCTCGACCAGGCCCGCACCCTGGAGGCGATGGAGGCGCAGGCCGACGCCGACGGCACGCTCGCCACGATCCCGATGGCCCAGGCGGCGGCCGCGGACCTGCCAGTCCGCGAGCTCACCGACGACGAGACGCGTGACCTGGGCTTCGGCCGCTGGGTGGCCCCGAGCGGCCAGCAGGGCACGGTCGCAGCCGTGGCACCGGACGGCGCCCTCGTCGCGCTCCTGGAGGACACGCGACGCCAGGGCCAGCCCTGGGCGAAGCCGGTCCTGGTGCTCGCCCCGGCGGTGTGA
- a CDS encoding excalibur calcium-binding domain-containing protein, translated as MADATAQRKPLGMFRRHKVLTTVGGTAALVVALSIGSALGGDDAAAVAAVVEQTQTTSARITTASENLRATLAEAHAAADQEGGDADPVARASLLAAIDAAEATVATPLAPPTTDMSLKEAQTARAAAVALLAGLGSAGDDVRAASEAVNAAAGKAVAEKRAAEQAAAEQAAAEQAAAERAAAEKAAAEKAAAEKAAAEKAAASKAATDKAAADKAAAQKAAADKAASERKAADDAAAVQGSGSSGEGKSSYANCADVWATIGRPILPTDPGYTSGHGKLDGNSDGVGCEKRP; from the coding sequence ATGGCAGACGCAACGGCGCAACGCAAGCCTCTCGGCATGTTCCGACGGCACAAGGTCCTGACGACGGTGGGCGGCACGGCGGCGCTCGTCGTCGCGCTGAGCATCGGGAGTGCCCTCGGCGGCGACGACGCGGCCGCGGTCGCCGCCGTCGTCGAGCAGACCCAGACGACGTCGGCGCGGATCACCACCGCGTCCGAGAACCTCCGCGCGACGCTGGCGGAGGCGCACGCCGCGGCCGACCAGGAGGGCGGGGACGCCGATCCCGTCGCCCGCGCGTCGCTGCTCGCGGCGATCGACGCGGCAGAGGCGACCGTCGCCACGCCGCTCGCGCCCCCGACGACGGACATGTCCCTGAAGGAGGCGCAGACGGCACGCGCCGCCGCGGTCGCGCTGCTGGCCGGTCTGGGCAGCGCCGGCGACGACGTGCGCGCCGCGAGCGAGGCCGTGAACGCCGCGGCGGGCAAGGCGGTGGCCGAGAAGAGAGCGGCAGAGCAGGCGGCCGCAGAGCAGGCTGCTGCGGAGCAGGCTGCTGCTGAGAGGGCCGCGGCGGAGAAGGCGGCCGCGGAGAAGGCCGCGGCGGAGAAGGCGGCCGCTGAGAAGGCTGCTGCTAGCAAGGCCGCTACCGACAAGGCCGCGGCCGACAAGGCTGCGGCGCAGAAGGCTGCAGCCGACAAGGCCGCCTCCGAGAGGAAGGCCGCCGACGACGCTGCGGCCGTGCAGGGATCCGGCTCCTCGGGCGAGGGCAAGTCCTCCTACGCGAACTGCGCCGACGTCTGGGCGACCATCGGCCGTCCGATCCTGCCGACCGACCCTGGCTACACCAGCGGTCACGGCAAGCTCGACGGGAACAGCGACGGCGTGGGGTGCGAGAAGCGCCCCTGA
- a CDS encoding bifunctional riboflavin kinase/FAD synthetase codes for MQVWHDLGQAAEAFAAGVGQDGHTSSVVTIGNFDGVHRGHQAVLGRVVGLARADGRAAVAVTFDPHPAQVHRPADAPALLTGLADKLDLLARTGLDAVLVVPYTLDLADLTPDEFVTRYLVEALRARTIVVGHDVRFGKGNSGTLATMVELGGQHGFEVVAVDDVGVSRLRTPGGSARWSSSAGRLLLAEGDVAGAAAILGRPHRLRGVVVHGDARGRQLGFPTANLGRISGMVPADGVYAGRLLRPTLPPDHPDRVLPAAVSVGTNPTFDGVDRRVEAYVLDRDDLDLYDEEVVVELVDRLRPTLRFDGVDALVRQMHDDVDRARELLR; via the coding sequence GTGCAGGTGTGGCATGACCTGGGCCAGGCCGCGGAGGCCTTCGCCGCCGGGGTGGGGCAGGACGGGCACACGTCGTCGGTCGTGACGATCGGCAACTTCGACGGCGTGCACCGCGGGCACCAGGCCGTGCTCGGCCGCGTCGTGGGCCTGGCCCGCGCCGACGGTCGCGCCGCGGTGGCCGTCACGTTCGACCCGCATCCCGCGCAGGTGCACCGGCCCGCGGACGCGCCCGCGCTCCTGACGGGCCTCGCCGACAAGCTCGACCTGCTGGCGCGGACGGGCCTGGACGCCGTCCTCGTGGTCCCGTACACGCTCGACCTCGCCGACCTGACGCCGGACGAGTTCGTGACGCGCTACCTGGTCGAGGCGCTGCGGGCGCGCACGATCGTCGTCGGGCACGACGTGCGGTTCGGCAAGGGCAACAGCGGCACGCTCGCGACGATGGTCGAGCTCGGCGGCCAGCACGGCTTCGAGGTCGTCGCGGTCGATGACGTCGGCGTGTCCCGCCTGCGGACGCCGGGTGGCAGCGCCCGCTGGTCGAGCTCCGCGGGGCGGCTCCTGCTCGCGGAGGGCGACGTCGCGGGCGCCGCGGCGATCCTCGGGCGTCCCCACCGCCTGCGCGGCGTCGTCGTGCACGGTGACGCCCGTGGCCGCCAGCTCGGCTTCCCGACGGCGAACCTCGGCCGCATCAGCGGCATGGTCCCCGCCGACGGCGTCTACGCCGGCCGTCTGCTGCGCCCCACGCTCCCGCCGGACCACCCCGACCGGGTGCTGCCCGCCGCGGTCTCCGTGGGCACGAACCCCACGTTCGACGGCGTCGACCGCCGCGTCGAGGCGTACGTCCTCGACCGCGACGACCTCGACCTGTACGACGAGGAGGTCGTCGTCGAGCTCGTCGACCGGCTCCGCCCGACGCTGAGGTTCGACGGCGTCGACGCGCTCGTGCGGCAGATGCACGACGACGTCGACCGGGCGCGGGAGCTCCTGCGCTGA
- the rpsO gene encoding 30S ribosomal protein S15 yields MPLDSATKKAIMTEYATHEGDTGSPEVQIALLTQRIKDLTEHLKAHKHDHHSRRGLLLLVGQRRRLLGYLQKIDIERYRSLIERLGLRR; encoded by the coding sequence ATGCCGCTCGACTCCGCCACCAAGAAGGCGATCATGACCGAGTACGCCACCCACGAGGGTGACACCGGCTCGCCGGAGGTGCAGATCGCGCTCCTCACGCAGCGCATCAAGGACCTGACGGAGCACCTGAAGGCCCACAAGCACGACCACCACTCGCGTCGTGGCCTGCTCCTGCTGGTCGGCCAGCGCCGTCGTCTCCTGGGCTACCTCCAGAAGATCGACATCGAGCGCTACCGCTCCCTGATCGAGCGCCTCGGCCTGCGCCGCTGA
- a CDS encoding M16 family metallopeptidase, translating into MTWHLPLVAAGEPGAELTAGQDGATIRRSVLPGGVRVLTEHMPGQRSATVGAWVGVGSRDEVDGHFGSTHFLEHLLFKGTARRSAMDIAEAFDAVGGEANAATGKEHTCYYARVLDTDAPMAIDVISDMVTSARLDADELETERGVILEELAMNDDDPSDVVHEEFSQAVLGTHPLGRPIGGTPDTINAVPRDAVWEHYRWHYRPETLVVAAAGGVDHDTVVGQVTEALVHGGWSLEEAVAPRERRATTEQVEGVPTEGIALSVRRPVEQANVIVGSTGLTATDDRRFALSVLNAVLGGGMSSRLFQEIREKRGLAYSTYSFASGHGGLGTFGLYAGCAPAKVDVVEKLLHEELDRLASDGITATELTRSVGQLSGGLVLGLEDSGSRMSRLGKAELVFGEILSLEESLERIRAVTADDVRDLAADLAGRPRSVVRVGPFGD; encoded by the coding sequence ATGACGTGGCACCTTCCGCTCGTCGCCGCAGGCGAGCCGGGTGCCGAGCTGACCGCCGGGCAGGACGGGGCGACGATCCGTCGTTCCGTCCTGCCCGGCGGCGTCCGCGTGCTCACCGAGCACATGCCGGGCCAGCGCTCGGCGACCGTGGGCGCCTGGGTCGGCGTCGGCTCCCGTGACGAGGTCGACGGGCACTTCGGCTCCACGCACTTCCTCGAGCACCTGCTCTTCAAGGGCACCGCGCGCCGGTCCGCCATGGACATCGCCGAGGCGTTCGACGCCGTCGGCGGCGAGGCCAACGCCGCCACCGGCAAGGAGCACACGTGCTACTACGCGCGCGTGCTCGACACCGATGCCCCGATGGCGATCGACGTCATCTCCGACATGGTCACCTCCGCGCGCCTCGACGCCGACGAGCTCGAGACCGAGCGCGGCGTCATCCTCGAAGAGCTCGCGATGAACGACGACGACCCGTCCGACGTCGTGCACGAGGAGTTCTCGCAGGCCGTGCTCGGCACGCACCCGCTCGGGCGCCCCATCGGGGGCACGCCCGACACCATCAACGCCGTCCCGCGCGACGCCGTCTGGGAGCACTACCGCTGGCACTACCGCCCCGAGACCCTCGTGGTCGCGGCGGCCGGCGGCGTCGACCACGACACGGTGGTGGGCCAGGTGACCGAGGCCCTCGTGCACGGCGGCTGGTCGCTCGAGGAGGCCGTCGCGCCCCGTGAGCGGCGTGCCACCACCGAGCAGGTCGAGGGCGTCCCCACCGAGGGCATCGCGCTGTCGGTCCGTCGGCCCGTCGAGCAGGCCAACGTCATCGTGGGCAGCACGGGCCTGACCGCGACCGACGACCGCCGCTTCGCGCTGAGCGTGCTCAACGCCGTCCTGGGCGGCGGCATGAGCTCGCGCCTGTTCCAGGAGATCCGCGAGAAGCGCGGCCTGGCGTACTCGACGTACTCGTTCGCGTCCGGCCACGGCGGCCTCGGCACGTTCGGCCTCTACGCGGGCTGCGCGCCCGCCAAGGTCGACGTCGTCGAGAAGCTGCTCCACGAGGAGCTCGACCGGCTCGCGAGCGACGGCATCACCGCCACCGAGCTCACGCGCTCGGTCGGGCAGCTCTCGGGCGGGCTCGTGCTGGGCCTGGAGGACTCGGGCTCGCGCATGAGCCGCCTCGGCAAGGCCGAGCTGGTCTTCGGGGAGATCCTCAGCCTGGAGGAGTCGCTCGAGCGTATCCGCGCCGTGACCGCCGACGACGTGCGCGACCTCGCCGCGGACCTCGCGGGGCGCCCGCGCTCGGTGGTCCGCGTCGGCCCGTTCGGCGACTGA
- the dapB gene encoding 4-hydroxy-tetrahydrodipicolinate reductase, which yields MSSTIRVAVLGAAGRMGSTTCAAVEAAADLELVARVDVGDDVATAVRESGAQVAIDFTIPSATEANVHALLDAGVHAVVGATGWTDESKARVAEHLERVGGGLGVVIAPNFGLSAVLAMQFAAKAARYFESAEVVELHHPNKVDAPSGTARHTAAAIAAARRDAGLGPMPDATEEGWEARGADVDGVRVHAVRLRGLVAHEEVLLGNPGEQLVIRQDSFDRVSFMPGVLLAVREVVRRPGLTVGLEHLLDLA from the coding sequence ATGAGCAGCACCATCCGCGTCGCCGTGCTCGGCGCCGCCGGCCGCATGGGCTCGACGACGTGCGCGGCCGTCGAGGCCGCCGCGGACCTGGAGCTCGTGGCCCGCGTCGACGTGGGCGACGACGTCGCCACCGCCGTGCGCGAGTCGGGCGCCCAGGTGGCGATCGACTTCACGATCCCGTCGGCGACCGAGGCGAACGTGCACGCGCTGCTGGACGCGGGCGTGCATGCCGTCGTCGGCGCGACCGGGTGGACCGACGAGTCCAAGGCTCGCGTCGCGGAGCACCTGGAGCGCGTGGGTGGCGGGCTCGGCGTCGTCATCGCCCCCAACTTCGGGCTGTCCGCCGTGCTGGCGATGCAGTTCGCCGCCAAGGCCGCCCGGTACTTCGAGTCCGCCGAGGTGGTCGAGCTGCACCACCCGAACAAGGTCGACGCGCCGTCGGGCACCGCCCGGCACACGGCCGCGGCGATCGCCGCGGCGCGGCGCGACGCGGGCCTCGGCCCGATGCCCGACGCCACCGAGGAGGGCTGGGAGGCCCGCGGCGCCGACGTCGACGGCGTCCGCGTGCACGCCGTCCGGCTGCGCGGCCTCGTGGCGCACGAGGAGGTCCTGCTCGGCAACCCCGGCGAGCAGCTGGTCATCCGCCAGGACTCCTTCGACCGGGTCTCGTTCATGCCGGGCGTGCTGCTCGCCGTGCGCGAGGTCGTGCGGCGCCCCGGCCTGACGGTCGGGCTCGAGCACCTGCTGGACCTGGCGTGA
- a CDS encoding tetratricopeptide repeat protein: MSGAGEPARRRLPRGVVGLVVVLLLLALYGSVVVSRGIGLVRTGNGVGIGIGIAVLVLPLLVLGLIAAELRLATRVQRMADQLAAAGELPVDDLPRSPGGRIDRGAADAAFGAYRDAVEAAPESWQAWYRLAFAYDASGDRKRARAALRKAAALY, translated from the coding sequence GTGAGCGGAGCGGGGGAGCCGGCCCGCCGACGGCTGCCGCGCGGTGTCGTCGGCCTCGTCGTCGTCCTCCTGCTGCTGGCGCTGTACGGGTCGGTCGTGGTGAGCCGCGGCATCGGCCTGGTCCGCACGGGCAACGGCGTGGGGATCGGGATCGGCATCGCGGTGCTGGTGCTGCCGCTCCTCGTGCTCGGGCTGATCGCCGCCGAGCTGCGCCTGGCCACGCGCGTGCAGCGCATGGCCGACCAGCTGGCCGCGGCGGGCGAGCTGCCCGTCGACGACCTGCCGCGCTCGCCCGGCGGCCGCATCGACCGCGGCGCGGCGGACGCCGCCTTCGGCGCCTACCGCGACGCCGTGGAGGCCGCGCCGGAGAGCTGGCAGGCCTGGTACCGGCTGGCGTTCGCGTACGACGCCTCGGGCGACCGCAAACGGGCGCGCGCCGCCCTGCGCAAGGCGGCGGCGCTGTACTGA
- a CDS encoding MFS transporter, whose amino-acid sequence MTSSDTSLWRTLAQLRGNPRACVWTEPLWGLSMALVLPYLSVFMLATGLHDAQIGLLASLGMVSQVFFGLAGGIITDRLGRRATTAWFDVLAWVIPCVIWAFAQNFWFFLAASLVNGAMQVTQNSWDALMVEDAERGKITRIYSLVKVAADCSALFAPIAAILVAQLGLDHAVRILMVNAAVVMGVKIVWLYLWSHETRQGRIRMAETREQSVWQLFAGYRGVLGMLVRSKGSLLSLAIMALAAAVFLVNGTFWQVVVSQHLGVPDAVLPFFPMVRSVLSMVLFFTLIPRLTTAVDLKRPTLWGMGVYLAGQLLLVVVPTASGTATVQTYVFLGVCLLLDAFGGGMMFMLSESLVALHVDEAERSRVMALQRTVVMLAAAPFGWISGWLSGMNRTYPFLLTAALLVVGIVLTWRTWVPTHTDVEAALDAVEGAAEAA is encoded by the coding sequence GTGACCTCGAGCGACACCTCCCTGTGGCGGACCCTCGCCCAGCTCCGCGGCAACCCGCGCGCCTGCGTGTGGACCGAGCCCCTCTGGGGCCTGTCCATGGCCCTGGTGCTGCCGTACCTGTCGGTGTTCATGCTCGCGACGGGCCTGCACGACGCGCAGATCGGTCTGCTGGCGAGCCTCGGCATGGTGTCGCAGGTGTTCTTCGGGCTGGCGGGCGGCATCATCACCGACCGCCTCGGCCGGCGGGCCACGACGGCGTGGTTCGACGTGCTCGCCTGGGTGATCCCCTGCGTGATCTGGGCGTTCGCGCAGAACTTCTGGTTCTTCCTCGCGGCGTCGCTCGTCAACGGGGCGATGCAGGTGACGCAGAACTCGTGGGACGCCCTCATGGTCGAGGACGCCGAGCGCGGCAAGATCACGCGCATCTACTCGCTCGTGAAGGTCGCCGCGGACTGCTCCGCGCTGTTCGCCCCCATCGCCGCGATCCTCGTGGCCCAGCTGGGCCTCGACCACGCCGTGCGGATCCTCATGGTCAACGCCGCCGTCGTCATGGGCGTCAAGATCGTCTGGCTGTACCTGTGGTCGCACGAGACGCGGCAGGGCAGGATCCGCATGGCCGAGACCCGCGAGCAGAGCGTCTGGCAGCTGTTCGCCGGCTACCGCGGCGTGCTCGGCATGCTCGTGCGGTCGAAGGGCTCGCTGCTGTCCCTCGCGATCATGGCCCTCGCCGCCGCGGTGTTCCTCGTCAACGGCACGTTCTGGCAGGTGGTGGTCAGCCAGCACCTGGGCGTGCCCGACGCCGTGCTGCCGTTCTTCCCGATGGTGCGCTCGGTGCTGTCGATGGTGCTGTTCTTCACGCTGATCCCGCGCCTGACGACGGCGGTGGACCTCAAGCGGCCCACGTTGTGGGGCATGGGCGTGTACCTCGCCGGGCAGCTGCTGCTCGTCGTAGTCCCGACGGCGTCGGGGACCGCGACCGTGCAGACCTACGTGTTCCTGGGGGTGTGCCTGCTGCTCGACGCGTTCGGCGGCGGCATGATGTTCATGCTCTCGGAGTCGCTCGTGGCGCTGCACGTCGACGAGGCGGAGCGCTCGCGCGTCATGGCCCTCCAGCGCACGGTCGTCATGCTGGCGGCGGCCCCGTTCGGCTGGATCTCGGGGTGGCTCTCGGGCATGAACCGCACCTACCCGTTCCTGCTCACGGCCGCGCTGCTCGTCGTCGGGATCGTGCTCACGTGGCGCACCTGGGTGCCGACGCACACCGACGTCGAGGCGGCCCTCGACGCCGTCGAGGGCGCGGCGGAGGCCGCCTGA